From the genome of Deltaproteobacteria bacterium:
TGGAAAATATAGGTGCCAGAAGACTTCATACGGTTATGGAAAAGCTGCTTGAGGACATATCGTTTAACGCAGATAAATATACAAACCAGACCATAAACGTAGATGAAAACTATGTTGTAGAAAAACTGAGTCCGATCCTGAAAAACGAGGATCTCAGTAAATATATTTTATAACCATGGAAGCGTATATCGAGAAGGCGTCTGTCCTTATAGAGGCTCTGCCGTATATAAAAAACTTTTACGGCAAGACCTTTGTGTTTAAATTCGGCGGTCATGCAATGCTTGATGAAAAGTTGAAGAATAATTTTGCAAGAGACATCATACTGCTGTGGTACATAGGTTTAAAACCCGTGGTTGTACACGGCGGAGGTCCCCAGATAGATGACCTGTTAAAACAGCTCGGCAAGGAAAGCAAGTTCATCGACGGATTGCGTGTAACTGATGAAAGAACAATGGACATTGTGGAGATGGTTCTTGTCGGGAAGATCAACAAAGAAATAGTCGGATTGATCAATCATCTTGGAGGCAAGGCTGTAGGCATAAGCGGAAAGGACGGCAAAATGCTGATCGCAAAAAAGGTCGAGATGAAAGACAGCGGGAGCGGAGACATACTTGATATGGGCAGGGTAGGTGATATTGTAAGCGCAGATACAAAGATTATAAGGACGCTCGAGCTGAATCACTTTGTACCTGTCGTAGCACCTGTTGCTGTTGGTGACGACGGCAGGGCTTTTAATGTGAATGCCGATGTTGCAGCAGCCAAGATCGCCTCCTCCTTGAAAGCCGAGAAACTCATTATTCTCACCGATGTTGACGGTGTGCTCGATGGTAAAGGTAAATTATTAACCAATATAA
Proteins encoded in this window:
- the argB gene encoding acetylglutamate kinase, producing MEAYIEKASVLIEALPYIKNFYGKTFVFKFGGHAMLDEKLKNNFARDIILLWYIGLKPVVVHGGGPQIDDLLKQLGKESKFIDGLRVTDERTMDIVEMVLVGKINKEIVGLINHLGGKAVGISGKDGKMLIAKKVEMKDSGSGDILDMGRVGDIVSADTKIIRTLELNHFVPVVAPVAVGDDGRAFNVNADVAAAKIASSLKAEKLIILTDVDGVLDGKGKLLTNIKSGDAEELISSGVIKGGMIPKVRYAVEAIKHGVKKCHIIDGRIPHAVLLEIFTPEGVGTEIM